In Paenibacillus sp. J23TS9, a single genomic region encodes these proteins:
- a CDS encoding dCMP deaminase family protein, which yields MNDETRKDWDTYFMDIAYMVSTRSRCPRRHVGAVLVQGKKLLGTAYNGAPSGVPDCSEAGCMIAEELEMVEHDGKQEMIKKQRCVRTIHAEQNLLLFTDRIDREGSSVYVTDEPCWTCANMLANSGVTEIVFHRSYPKDTDKVTEMMKQKGITFRRLSTYEPPRETMMTVSN from the coding sequence GTGAACGACGAAACGCGCAAAGACTGGGACACATACTTTATGGATATTGCTTACATGGTTTCTACGCGTTCCCGCTGTCCCCGCAGGCATGTTGGTGCCGTGCTGGTTCAAGGAAAAAAACTGCTGGGCACAGCCTATAATGGGGCCCCATCGGGCGTTCCGGACTGCTCTGAGGCCGGCTGCATGATTGCAGAGGAACTCGAAATGGTAGAGCATGACGGTAAACAGGAAATGATCAAAAAGCAGCGCTGCGTGCGTACGATTCATGCCGAACAGAATCTCCTGCTTTTTACCGACCGGATTGACCGTGAAGGCAGCTCGGTTTATGTAACGGACGAGCCCTGCTGGACCTGCGCCAATATGCTGGCCAACAGCGGGGTAACGGAAATTGTATTTCACCGATCCTATCCAAAGGATACAGATAAGGTCACGGAGATGATGAAGCAGAAGGGGATCACTTTTCGCAGACTTTCAACCTATGAACCGCCGCGTGAAACAATGATGACCGTCTCCAACTAG
- a CDS encoding ComEC/Rec2 family competence protein, whose amino-acid sequence MRGRPLIVWTIAWMVGSSMAYEYSGLRLLMIWSGMTLLLAIPALVHRNLLRSMLIAWVALTLSGIYWEWSDARNVTVLPEAVAMDIADMGGMLLQAEGVIVSSVEVDGDRADLQVELKKVMIQKNADTGDSPSSMKSLPLLERVMVQVKLQSKDQQRLAESWQRGDRIKLNGSVEVPSIARNFGGFDYAAYLRTQHIHWLYKVKGIQNVQASPPSHWSTLTIFRWNDRIRSGLGSKIAEIFQEPHAGYMKGLLIGMQDDIDPETYTQFSQLGLTHILAISGMHVAVYVASLLFLLSLFKVSKERSLLIVMIMIPVYVLISGVSPSVVRAGIMGMIGLFAARKGWLKDGMNILAAAALLMMLWNPYYMLSVSFQLSFLVTAGLMLYVPLVTPLLRFLPKRFAAAAGVTLVAQVVSFPLTIYYFNQFSLLSFAANFVLVPLITFLTLPLGAAALLLGWIWLPAGRSVGWIAEILNDGTFWLVRWMNGYPQFVTIWRSPSIIWILTYFAVLYLLLYVASRYLIGHKSRLPAGDANDTVELEGVGSPGRAAYSPSPPNYKIASLMATIMLVFIFLIYWEYRPSSLHGAGLVQFLDVGQGDSILITTPGGRNILVDGGGTVNFRKLQDTWKERKNPFEVGAKVVVPLLKQRGIHHLDAVIITHGDQDHAGGIQAVLDQIPVKALLFNGTLAGTSSFDKLMDTALHRKIPVYAVHQGMQLKMDDHTDLSFLSPLLEEMEQDEVPVEKNQNHISVAFLLTMNDGRFLFTGDMDKAAEEDILSIGLKNAQAALTSQPSMPAGAFSMPEGSVDVIKIAHHGSKSSSSEDWLHYWRPKAAVISAGVNNLYGHPHADVVERIAAEKAQLFRTDLSGEVQMIVQRGNIQTRFKLDLIH is encoded by the coding sequence ATGAGAGGAAGGCCGTTAATCGTCTGGACCATCGCTTGGATGGTAGGAAGCAGTATGGCCTACGAATACTCGGGATTAAGATTATTGATGATCTGGTCCGGAATGACGCTGCTGCTTGCTATTCCTGCACTGGTGCATAGAAACCTGCTCCGCAGCATGTTAATTGCATGGGTAGCATTGACGTTATCGGGAATATACTGGGAGTGGAGCGATGCACGGAATGTAACCGTGCTGCCGGAGGCTGTGGCCATGGATATCGCTGATATGGGTGGAATGCTGCTGCAAGCCGAAGGCGTAATCGTCTCATCCGTCGAAGTGGACGGAGACAGGGCGGATTTACAGGTTGAACTGAAAAAAGTAATGATACAAAAGAATGCAGATACAGGCGATTCACCATCCTCCATGAAGTCGCTTCCGTTGCTTGAGCGGGTTATGGTCCAAGTTAAACTTCAAAGCAAGGACCAGCAGAGGTTAGCAGAAAGCTGGCAGCGGGGGGACAGGATTAAACTAAACGGATCGGTTGAGGTTCCATCTATTGCACGAAATTTCGGCGGCTTTGATTATGCGGCGTATCTGCGCACCCAGCATATTCATTGGCTCTATAAAGTGAAAGGCATACAAAATGTACAGGCTTCACCACCTTCCCACTGGAGTACGCTTACGATCTTCCGCTGGAATGACCGGATACGCAGCGGGCTGGGAAGTAAAATTGCGGAAATCTTTCAAGAGCCTCATGCAGGCTACATGAAAGGACTGCTTATCGGTATGCAGGATGATATTGACCCGGAGACGTACACTCAATTTTCCCAGCTTGGGTTGACCCACATCTTGGCCATATCCGGCATGCATGTTGCTGTTTATGTCGCCAGCTTGCTGTTTTTGCTGTCTTTGTTCAAGGTGTCGAAAGAGAGGTCTCTGCTAATTGTTATGATCATGATCCCGGTGTACGTGCTCATTTCCGGGGTGAGTCCTTCGGTTGTGCGGGCGGGCATTATGGGCATGATTGGGCTATTTGCTGCCAGAAAGGGCTGGCTGAAGGATGGCATGAATATTTTGGCAGCGGCAGCTCTCCTTATGATGCTGTGGAATCCGTATTATATGCTGAGTGTCAGCTTTCAGCTATCATTTCTCGTAACGGCAGGGCTCATGCTGTATGTACCGCTCGTGACCCCGCTTCTTCGCTTTCTTCCAAAGCGCTTCGCAGCAGCCGCTGGGGTGACGCTGGTCGCTCAGGTTGTTTCCTTCCCGCTCACAATCTATTATTTCAACCAGTTTTCTTTGCTGTCTTTTGCCGCCAATTTTGTATTGGTCCCGTTGATTACTTTTCTCACGCTGCCTCTGGGCGCTGCAGCGCTGCTGCTTGGCTGGATCTGGCTGCCTGCGGGAAGGTCGGTAGGGTGGATAGCCGAAATCCTGAATGATGGAACCTTCTGGCTGGTCCGCTGGATGAACGGATACCCGCAATTTGTCACGATATGGAGATCGCCTTCAATCATTTGGATTCTAACTTACTTTGCCGTACTGTATCTACTTTTATATGTAGCAAGCCGGTACCTGATTGGCCATAAAAGCAGATTGCCAGCTGGAGATGCAAATGATACCGTTGAGCTTGAAGGCGTGGGGTCTCCCGGCAGGGCCGCGTACTCTCCGTCTCCGCCAAACTATAAAATTGCATCTCTTATGGCCACAATTATGCTTGTCTTTATATTTTTGATATATTGGGAGTACAGGCCATCGTCATTGCATGGTGCTGGCTTGGTTCAGTTCCTGGATGTGGGACAAGGTGACAGCATTCTGATCACGACACCGGGAGGACGCAATATCCTAGTGGATGGAGGAGGCACCGTTAATTTCCGGAAGCTCCAGGATACCTGGAAGGAACGAAAAAATCCCTTTGAGGTCGGGGCTAAGGTTGTTGTGCCGCTGTTAAAGCAGCGTGGAATTCATCATCTGGACGCGGTCATCATTACCCATGGGGATCAAGACCATGCAGGCGGAATACAGGCTGTGTTGGATCAGATTCCGGTAAAGGCTTTGCTCTTTAATGGCACGTTGGCGGGAACCTCTTCCTTCGATAAGCTGATGGATACGGCTCTTCACCGTAAGATTCCAGTATATGCCGTTCATCAGGGCATGCAGCTAAAAATGGATGATCATACCGATCTCTCCTTTTTATCTCCGCTCCTTGAAGAAATGGAGCAGGATGAAGTCCCTGTCGAAAAAAATCAGAATCACATCTCGGTGGCGTTTCTACTGACCATGAATGATGGAAGATTTTTATTCACCGGAGATATGGATAAAGCGGCGGAAGAAGATATACTGAGTATAGGATTGAAAAACGCACAAGCTGCCTTGACTTCGCAGCCATCTATGCCTGCCGGAGCCTTTTCTATGCCGGAAGGCAGTGTTGATGTGATCAAAATTGCCCATCATGGCAGCAAGTCGTCGAGCAGCGAAGACTGGCTTCATTATTGGCGGCCGAAAGCAGCGGTCATCTCAGCGGGTGTAAACAATTTGTACGGGCATCCGCATGCGGATGTTGTGGAACGGATTGCTGCGGAAAAGGCCCAACTATTCCGGACAGATTTAAGCGGTGAAGTGCAGATGATTGTGCAGCGGGGAAATATACAAACCCGCTTTAAATTGGATTTAATCCATTAA
- a CDS encoding RNA polymerase sigma factor, with amino-acid sequence MVEQGLIRAAQSGDRDALITLLREIEHQVYRTAYYILNDEQDAMDASQEALIRIYTKIGSYEEKAQFKTWVQRIVTNICIDKFRRTKPTVSIDEHELVFQDKQNVEQSVMSSYLAQDIQEAIDQLPDHHRTVIVLRYLQDFSYNEIADCLNLPLNTVKSYLFRARQQLQNMLQEHQKGGVSG; translated from the coding sequence GTGGTAGAGCAGGGACTCATAAGAGCCGCTCAATCGGGCGATCGCGACGCTCTAATCACCCTATTAAGAGAAATTGAGCATCAAGTGTATCGAACAGCCTATTACATTTTAAACGATGAACAGGATGCAATGGATGCTTCTCAGGAAGCATTGATTCGCATTTACACCAAGATAGGCTCCTATGAAGAAAAAGCGCAATTTAAAACATGGGTTCAACGGATCGTGACCAATATTTGTATTGATAAATTCCGGCGCACGAAACCTACGGTTTCTATCGATGAGCATGAACTGGTATTTCAGGATAAACAGAATGTAGAGCAATCTGTGATGTCCTCTTACCTGGCCCAGGATATTCAGGAAGCGATAGACCAGCTGCCTGATCATCACAGGACCGTTATTGTTCTCAGATATTTGCAGGACTTTTCCTACAATGAAATTGCTGACTGTCTGAACCTTCCCTTAAACACGGTGAAGTCTTATTTGTTCAGGGCCAGACAGCAGCTACAAAATATGCTTCAAGAGCATCAGAAAGGTGGTGTATCAGGATGA